DNA from Yamadazyma tenuis chromosome 5, complete sequence:
ATGGCTGGGTGCTTACCAAGCTCCTGAAGCTCTTTGAAGATAGGAACCGGTTTTTCggccaacttcaatatcCGTTCCTTGTCACCATAACAAATAACTAATACATACTTGGACCAGTCACCCCGAGGAATGTGATGTCTTTTCATggcttgttgaagaatcttgaGACATGAGTCTTCGGAAGATGCTCTCAATTGTTTCAACGGCTCATTGTTTGCAACAGGaggttgttgttgaagctgttgTGGTGGGGGTTGCAGCTGTGGATGCGTGCTGGTGAGTGTTGGTACCGATGGCGTGGATGCAGAGCTGGTCAGAGCCGAGTGTTTTCGAAGGGTCTTGGGGATGTTTAGTATTGATGTAGATGCAGCATTGGTGGACTTACTCTCCACGAGCCGGGGCCGTGGTGTGCTCAGTTTCGCTTGTTCCACGGGGTGGCCCACAGCACCTCCCGACAGGGCGATTTTGCCAGTTCCAAGCGACAAAAGAGAGCCGGAAGAAAAACGATTGGATTGCGTGGGACTGGGGATGGGATTGGAATTTCGGTTCGAGTTCAGTTGGctattgttcaagaacccGGCGTCCTGGAACGTCTCGATCAATGTGTTGCTGTTGGTGGAATGGTTACTTGAAATGGAGTAGGTGGGGGAATccaagttctgacccaCGGGACCAGGGTCTAGAGTTGGGGTGGGAAGCGGTTTGGAGTCTTTCAAAAGGCGGATCACCGGGATCAAGTCACTCTTCAACCTCGTGAAGTTCTCATTGAGCTTTTTGATGTCCTGTTCGGTCGTAGGCGAAGAGGTAGCTGATCGGTGCTGTTGGACTGTCACTGCTAGTTTTTTTATCATatctttcatcaatataCTCGACAAAGTCAAACACTCAAAATTGACatagttgttgttgatgttgatgttgcTGAGTCGGTAATCAGGGTCATTATACGACTTGGGGGGGTTCTTCTCGTAGTGGGCATTTGTGAGTTCGGtgattttatttttgatcaagagCCTAGTCGACAACTTTTCTATTCCAAGCTCCTTGAGGTGCtcggtggtgatgaaagGCAATAAGGATCCCTCAATgttgttttccaaaaagtACTCTCCGATAGTGTTGGAGTCATCGGCGCTTACGGAATTGATGTAGATGGACACCTGGGCTGGATCCCATTGTAGAAACGAGTCATTGGAGGAGTGGAGCACAGACATTAGATGATGGACGAGGTATATTTTTCGGGGCGGTGGATCGTGGGGTTGATTGTTCTGTCTGTCTCGTGGATTGTGGTGGTTTGACGTAAAGCAAAGGAGTCTCCTATTTGGTGGATTCTGTTATCAACCTAATTCCACACAGCGGCGGCGCGGTGCGCGCAACACCTCGATCTAGAAGCTATCCCTAGCAAACTGGTAAATTTCCAACTGCTACAAAAATACTACCTGTACCATGCCAATAGTTGGAACCGTTCATCTGTACGCATTCAACAAAGTGGCATTTGAGTTCAATGGACACAATCCCTCGCATTCCGCCAAAAACGTCCTTCTCTTTATCGGTGGCCTCACCAACGGTTTATTAGGGGTGCATTACCTTCCTAAACTTGCAGAAAAAGTCAACACCGTTGACCATGATGGTGACTGGGTATTAGTTCAAGGGATTTTGTCGTCCGCCTGGAGCGGATGGGGCCAGAGCTCGTTGAAAACAGATAACGAAGAAATCGGTCAAATTGTATCATATTTGAGATCTGAAAACGGCGGGAACAGACAAAAGATCGTGTTAATGGGCCATTCCACCGGGTGTCAGGACACTTTACGGTACTTGTGTGACTTTTCTTACAGTAAGGAGTTTGACGAGTCGATGGAAATAGATGGAGGTATTCTTCAGGCTCCGGTATCTGATAGAGAAGCCATACAAGAATGGTATGGTTCCGAGTaccttgaaaaattggtgAAGGAGTGTTATGACGAGTACATTTCCAAAGGGTTGCAAGAACAGACTTTACCAGTGAAGTTCAGCAAGGTCGCGTTCGACACTCCCATCACTGCTTATAGGTTCTACTCGTTATACCTGAGGTAtggagatgatgatttcttctccTCGTACATCGACGATGAAGGGTTTGCAAAGACTTTTGGCAAGGTGAAAAAGCCCTTGTTGGCATTATATGGGTCCAAAGATCCATGTGCACCCAAGGATCTCGACATACAAGCTTTGGTGTCTCGGTGGCAGAAGGTAACGAATCCAAAGGTTTGGAGTCCTTTAAGCAAAGTGTTGGTGGGGGCAAACCATGAGGTGGAAGATCCAGATGCATGTTTAGAATTGATAGAGACGGTGTCCAAGTTCATTAGTTCTTTGTGAAAATACTTAGTACGTCTACAATTACTGTCTGGGTCAAAATCTCTTATTCCAATCACCTTATGTTGAAAATATACCGTCTGATTATTTAATATACAACGACACTAGTATCCAATATATGATATACTCTATCACGAGTCTTGATCGTCCAGGAACTTCTTTATTGTCTCGATCAATCCCGTGTAGTACTCATTTAGACTTATGTCATCTGTTAATAATGAAGAATAAGACCGTTGCTGTGACTGGCCCTTGCTTCCAAATAGCTTAGCCAAGAACCCTTTCGGTTCGTTAATACTAATCCCCTCAAGTTTTGATTCTATGTCCTCAGCAGGATTCAATCGGGCCAATAAGAATCTTGACTGTGAATGGTTCTTCTGGGTAATCACATATTTAGGTTGCAACCGTCTGTCTCCAAGGGTTTTGATAAATGTCATCACCTCTTCAATGGAATCGTGGTTGTCGTCAATTAAGTGCAAATTACTGGAATGGTGTAACCTCAATGACAAATCGTTCTTGTAGATGATAATACTGAAAACTGAGTCCATGACGATGAAACAATCTGGAGGAGCACTCAACACATTCTGGGCATCCAAGCTGATTTCAGATATGTTCCCTTCAAAGAGCAGGTACATCTTCGGTTTAATCATTGTCAACGAGATATCACTTTCCACATTCATAAACCAATGGTGGTAGAATGCTGTTTCATCTGGCAGCGAATTGAAAATTCGGATCAACTGAGGATTTCTCCTCAAGTAATACGTCAAAGAAGGTAGTTCTTTAAAGTTCTCATTGATCGTATACTTTTGAACGATATCATCGAGAAGATTCAGGTATGGATTGCTTCCTGATAAATATGCTTGGTTGAGGGAGATGCCCCCAAAATAGTGAAGTAGCCTGATCAACACTTTATCAATACTCCCTATAACGCTATCAAACTCCTCAAACCCTAAAATGCTGTCTATCTtgtccaaaatcaaccTGGTGAAGATGACAATAAAGGCAAACTGGTCAAAACTTTCAAGTAGCTTTTCCTCTTTGATAATTGAGCTCTTGGTGTTTACCAATTTATAAGTGTTGTTGCTCATTTTGACtttatttgcagccaaataATATAATGTGGTCTTTTTTGTGATGTTTGTAACTCTTAATTTCCAAACGTTTTCAATCGGATCCAAGTATTTAAGCTGGAACTGTATAAACATTTCCTTAATACCACCTTCACTCaagcttgttgttgatcCCACAGTCTCGGGGTCAAATATTATTGCACACGAATTGTGGGGTgtcaactcgttgaaacaccaccgattcgtaaagttcttcttcttggaacTCGAGTCAAAACTACTCAAGTGATCAGAGATCTTTTCATGGTGTAAAGTATAATACTTCTCTGCCTGgtaagaagaaggaagacAATGACCTGGCCCTATTAATCGAGAAACCTTCAATCCGGGAGACGTTCTGACTGTTAGCGTCGAATTGTACACCTTGGAAGCTCTAAAAGAGTTCATCAATTCGGTGTGGAATTGCCTATTATCAAATGAATCAAATAAATATATGCTTCCCATGGTGTGCAGTGATAAGTCTTTCATCTCATAGATTCCTACTTGGTCCAAAGATCCTGAATACAAATCAAATGACCATTTTGGCTGATTTATATCCAATTCAAATTCAGACTCCTTTTTTGAAGACTTAGAAATACAGGAATGTGCAGCTTCAAACGAAAGGCCACTACCAACAAGTGCTAAAGTTTTATAGAATTTCAGAGAAGGAACAAACTCTGCAACGTTCAAGTTGGCGATATCGTGATGACTTCGTAGGTTCTTACTATGGGAAGTGTCGATGATGTTCCCAGGAAAACTGGTACAAGGCCCACCCGCAAACAATATGACTTTCCCAATAAATCCTTTATATGAAGCCCTCGAGAGCACTACAGACACCGTGTATAACGCCAACCCTGTTGCTCTGGGAGGTTTGTATGAGTCTGTGAATTTGGGcttgatggacttgataTAGTTTGAGACTACCGCTTTGTTTGAGTTGGTCAACTGAACAAGAAACAGACGTTCGATTAAATCGCATGCCTTTAACCCCCAGCCCAATGTCAGATTCGCCAAGCCCAATTTTCCCAAGACTTTCCCTATGGCAGTAGGGTTGAATAACAGGACTTTTTTCCGTTTCACAGACTGATCTAGTTCATTGTTTGTGCCTAGAACATCGTCATCTGTGATAGCGACAGTTGCTCCTTCAAGTGGTTTGTGGAGGTATACATTCTCATCATACGAAACAATTGCCACATAAGCTCCATTTGGAAGGCTCTCTATTGCTTCACAAACGGACTTTTTCATACTAGTAAAGGAAGTTTGTTGCTTGTCGATCTCATCCACATGTTGATAACCATCGATGACAAACACATAGTTTGGATGGTATTCTGAAGCAATAGCAACATCGTTAGGCAACTTGTAAtcaattgttgaagaagactGTCGAAGCTCAACCGGCCACAGCTCTGAACTACTTGATTCTGGTAACACATACGCTTCCGGTAAGTAACTCTTGCCCTCACAATAAGGACACCACCACATCTTGTTTGCTCTATCGATCTTCACGAACGGATTGATGACACACTCACAGGCATCACATTTGATGGCATGTTCATCGGTGGATGGGATAGCAAGAAGGTTGTGAGATCTTTTATGAAGAGGGGTGTATAGGCATCCGATTGGGGACAGAAGCTGTTTAGCTTCTAGTCTAGTCGATGGGAACACATTCCAGTTGAACTGGACTCCATCAGCGATGTACGATGTTGTGTACTCTTGTTTCATTATTGAATATTAACTTTGAGCTTATTTTTCTGGAGCTTATCGCATCTCAATTGCGGATTTGTCCATTATCAGATATtgcaacaacttcaaaatgtcAAATATAGAATAGCCTATCGGGCTTCAGAATAAGTAAGGGTGTTTGCAAATTTCAAGGAATTGGTGAGGTCTTCGGAAAGAGATAGGTCGATTTCACAGTTTGTAGACAACTGGATCACTTTGAGCCGCAATGCAAAGTAGTACCCCTTTGAACCTGGTAACAACAGGAGATTAACGGACATATCAACTACGGGTGGGAAGGTGGCACCATAACCACGTTCAATTCTTGAGGTAGTTGTGGAAAATTGCGCCAATATTACGAAACATCATACCTCTAAAAGCGAAATCACATCACCATGGGCATCAGAGAGGGGCTTACCATTAACGTTACAAACCACAAACCTTGATTGGCTTCTCTTTTAGTATATCTATCGCAGAATGTTATTGTATTAGACTAAGTATATTAGGTTTATACTTCCGTTTCTGGAAATATACCGCTTGTGATTATTGATATCAGAAGAATATTTCTGTGGTGGCTGCGAAAGGGAAGCACCACAGTTAGAAAAAGGGATCACTTATAAGTACGCATTGATCTGACCCTCTAATAACCCCAGTATAATATGTCGTCAGCAGCTGCCGCCGTAAGGAAattccaaatccaaaacaACCATATCACTTtgagtgaagaagaaattgccAAAAGcaacttcaaagattttATTCCATCGTGGGAACAGAACAAAACTTACCCACCATTGGAAtttttccaacaccatGATAGAGGTACATTTGCGGACCCAGAATTACCTAACTTATTACCAAAGGATGGCGACTATACGAAGAAAAGTATTACGCCTAAATTGGGAACTGAAATTGACGGTGTTCAGTTATCTCAATTGACCGATGAAGGTAAAGACGAATTAGCACTTTTGGTGGCTCAAAGAGGGTTATTGGTGTTCAGAAACCAGGACTTCACCGATCACGGTCCCAAGTTTGCAGTGGAATTTGGTAAGTACTATGGACCACTTCATATCCACCCAGTTTCCGGTGCCCCAATCGGGTACCCTGAGTTACACATTGCCTATAGAAACAAGGACTACGCCAACCAGGGGAACTACTTTAAAAACAAAACCAATAGTATTGCTTGGCACACAGATGTTAGCTACGAGTTGCAACCTCCTGGAATCACTTTTTTCAGCGTGTTAGAAGGTCCTGAGTCTGGTGGTGATACTGCTTTTGCTGACACCATCGAAGCGTATGAGAGATTGTCTCCCGAATTCAAAGGAATTTTGGATGGCTTATATGTGGAACACTCCTCAGTAGAACAGGCTAGCTTTGTAGAAAACTCAGGGCCAATCAAGTCAAGAAGAGATCCGGTTAAGAATATTCACCCACTTATTAGAGTTCATCCTGTTACCGgaaagaagattttgtaTGTCAATCCTCAATTCTCGAGAAGAATTATTGGATTCAAAGAAGAGGAGTCAAAGGCCTTGTTAGCTTTCCTTTACGACCATATCGCTAACTCCCATGACTTGCAGGCCCGTGCCCACTATGAAGCAAACACTGTTGTGATCTGGGACAACAGAAGAGTTGTTCACACTGCCGTTAACGACTGGGATGACACCGATGCAACCCGTATTGCAGTAAGGATCACCCCTCAGGCCGAGAGACCCATTGCAGATctcaaggacttgaacaaagaagacaaaaacAGACTTGCTGATGCTTGAACTCTTTTCGATCTATTAAGTGTATACTGGTATATTTTTAAATCCATCGTTCAATGAGTAGCCTTTTTTGCATCTTTTCGCACCCGAATTTTTTTGCGTCTCATCTtttttcatctcatctcGATATTCAGCTATGGCAGGAAAACAGACAAAGACCGCTAAAAGAGCCAACTCCCAGAACAAGACTAGAAGTGTGGAATCTGAGGTCACGACAGATTCTCATGCCAGAAACCTCTTGGAGTCTCAGCCCAAGTTAACCCCCAAATCTGTTAAAAGACAGTTATCCAAGCAGGCTATCAAGAAGCAACAAGCAAAAATAAGGCTTTACGGTGCTAAAAATGGGAAAGAGTACAACGAGAGTCAATTGAAAATACctttgttgaacaaggcTGTCATGCCTGGTGTTAAAGTCAAGTCAGGAAAAAAAGGAAAGaagtttgttgatgaaaagaacCCCAATGTCCTCAACTTATTAGTCAAGACCATCAATGACAAATACGACAAAGTTAATGAAAGTAAATTGGAGAAGGCTAGaagattggaagaaatcagagagttgaagagaaaggaAATGGACAAGAAAGAGcaagaaaagaaaagtaAGTTGGAGAACAAAAAAAATGAGATCAAGAGTAAGGCTAATGTTGCCAGAGCtaacagaagaaagaacGCCAAGATCTCCGCCGAGAACGAAGATTCTGCTCTGTcgaccaagaagaagagtgTTTCCTTTGCCTAATCCCAGGAATCCGAATTCCAGTCACGAAACTTAATCTGTACATTATACATTCAGCATAAATTAGACCAATAAATAACGTAAATAATGTAAAGCTGCGTACAAGACATAAGGAAATTGGTCCACGATTTATTTACAAGAGGGACAGTAGAATTAAAATCCCCGTGGACGAATGGTTCTGGCTCGAGCTCTTTGTTCTctcattttcttggtgtAATACCAGCCATAAGCCACACCTGCCATGGATCCTCCCAAATGGGCCGCATAGTCATACGCACCCCATCTGAAGAAAAGCCCTGCAGCATTGTATGCTATAGCACCCAAGAAGGCGAACCAAGCGCCGCCTGGAACCGGAATGAAAAAGAGGGCAATTGGGGcttttggaatcaaatAAGAAAATGCACCAACTACACTGAAAACTGCACCCGAAGCACCCAATGATCCGACCGCCAAAGATGTTCTCATCAAAGTCGGTACAAGGATTGAAACAAATGAAGCAATGACAGCAGAATTAAGGTACATGACAAGAAAGTTAGTAGCACCCAACATTGCACATAAACTGGTTCCGAAAGATTGGAGAACAAACATATTGACAAAGATATGCATGAAGCTCTGATGTGAGAAGGCTGACCCCAACAATGACCAGTTCGAGTACATCTTATCTTTAACAAGCAAACCGTATCTAGACATGAAGGTGATAAAGTTGGGGTTTTTCCACATTAAGAACACCAACCCATTTGCAGCAATTATCGAGTAGATCAACCACAGAGGATTTCTCGTGAGGATTCCAAGCGGAGtgaatttcatcaacaacgGAACCCCCAAAGTGGTGCCCACGCAGAACGCAAGCGTGAAAAGAGCTGGCCCTTTCAATCTATCCCAGTTTGAGTTTCCGTAGTGCTTATTGTACCGGCTCCAGGTACTACTATCTCTCCTTTGTTGCCTCCGCTGgtgtttgaacttgagtAGTCTCAATCCACGAGATGGACTGAAGCGTCCAAAGAGTCTCATCATTTTCGACCCGTGTAAGCTGTTTCCTCTATGTGCCGAGTGTCTGTACGCTCTATTCTGGGCCCGAAACAACCAGCGGTTCCAGAAATCACAGTGATTTCCAAATTTGTGAGTACCTTGTCCCCAGtgtcttccaaaacctccTTTTGTCCCCCAAACGAACCCACCGCCCCTTTCTGCCCAGTGGTTTTCGTATCCATAACCACGGAAACTGTAGGGATAGTTTTCACGGGTTCTCCAGTGATTTCCAGAGCCCGCAGATTCATCTGACTCATGAACTCCCCAATGCCTCTTGCCATCTCCATCGCTGGGGTTTTTGTAGCCCCGGTAGTTATGGTATTTATTCATGTCCCTGTTGAACCAAAACTCACCATAACCTTTAAAATCTTTATTGGCCCAGAAATTGTCCAGGTCACGGTGGTATTTAGCTCCTTGTACTCCTCTGTATGTTTTATAGTACCTATAGCTCCCAAAATGGGGCAGTCTATACTGGTTTTCATAAATGTTTGACCCAAGGGGATGCTCATCACCAGAAGCAGATTTCGAATATTTACTAAATGGCCGGAAAGTCACGCATGAGATCCTCAGTCTGAATATCTGCATATTTCCGGGGCCAAAGACCAGGATCTTTGAAGCGCCATTGAACGGCCTGAAATGTACAAGTCCATTCATGGTAGAATATCGACACAAAAGAATGATTTCGTGAATTCGCGGCCTTTATCTGCGGACTGCTCGACTGATACCATATACTTGGAATGATGCCCAATGGGTTAGACTCAGATCTATAGGACTTTAAAGTGAGTACTTAGATGACATACAGTTCAGCAGAACTGCTCATCCACTTTATAAAATTAGTTTTCTAAGGTGAATGGCCCATGATCACCAACTGCAAATGCTTATGGAACTATTGATTCTGATCCTATCCATTATTATGTATCTACAAATACTGGAACTAAAACTCAGAAGCTTCGTCTTCGTCAAGGTCCAACTTCTTTCCCTGTCCGGCTAATCTTTGAGCAGCCAACTGTTGTGTGGCATACTGCTGTTTGACCTTAGATGTCATTCTTTCGATCTCGGCATCAGCATCTTCGGCTGCCTTCTCAGCATAGtccatcaccaatcttCTACCAAGTAAATGGACTCCTTCCAACTGGTTCATGGCATTCTCTGCCTCTTTCAATAAGCTAAActccacaaatgcaaatCCTCTGGCAGACCGgtcaaacttcttgggaaCTCTAGCAGACTTGATCTGTCCAAAGGCCCCAAACAACTCAATGATATCTTTTCTGGTGGCTTCAAATGGcaaattcttgataatAATCTTGGTAGATTTCTTTCCACCTTTGGTCTTTTTGCCAGAAGTAGCACCAGTTCTGTTGGACAACTTCAATTGCAACTTGTGCCCGTCCAAAACATGGCCATCCATAAGAGAAATAGCTTTGTTGgcatcttctttggttctGAACTCGACAAACCCGAACCCCATACTTAAGGTCGAATTTGGGTTCTTTGCATCGGGTTTAGTTTTGACTAGAGCAACTGCGAAACCAGGtaaagacttgaaaatctttGCCAACTgttcagtggtggtggagaagttcaagtttttcacAAACACAGAGACTGTTGGTCCGTCGGTTTCAGCTACCACTTCTTCGTCGTCTTGGGGCTTGGTTTCTTCCATGAGAATGTCCTTAGCAGAGACTTTGGCTTCCACTGCAGTTGACTCTTCCTTGACTTCCACAGCCTCTTGTTCAGTGGCCTCACGAGTGAATAAGTCTTTAGGTcctttttccaagtacaaaATGCTTTTTCCTGACCTTTTGTATGCTAATTTGGTGAAAGCGCTTCTTGCACTTGGGGCATCACGGAATTCTACAATAGCTATGGTCCCAGCAGGAGGCATAAGCATTCTCTTAACTTCTCCGTACTGAGAGAACatttctccaagttcttgaagagtGGTTCCAAATGAaaagttcttcaccaagatGACTTTATCGtctctttctttcttgttgaaactcATCAAATCAACTCCCTTGGATTCGAAGTACTTTCTAACATCTCCGATAACATGGGCTTCTGCCAAGGCTTGCTTTACTGCGGAATCAGAGCTTTGAGCATTGATCAACTGGCTCTTAGCAACTCCCATTTTAGCAGCAACAGACTCCAATATAGCATCTTGGTTCATATATAATGCATTCCAGCTGAACTGGGTTTTGGCGGCCTGggccttcttctttaattCTCTTTGCTTCTTTAACGGCAAGTTTTGCAAGTCAAACTCGTCCATTCTATGatcttttttcttttctgcCGGCAAGATATGCAACAATCTTCCTTGGAAAATCTCTTTGTCTAGCACTTCGTAGGCTTTTACAGCATCTTCGGGATTAGTGAACTGAATATACACAAATCCCTTGGATTTCCCCGTTCTTGTGTCTATAGCAACATGAACCTCTTCAAGGTTTCCGTAAGATGCAAATAATTCACgaaactcttcttcagtggATGTGTACGAGATGTTTCTTATGAACAAACGGCCCGTCTCATTGATTTTTTGGACGTGGTTCGTATGAGTTTCAACTTCAGGATCAACTGAAGGTTTGGTTCTTGAGGGTGCCTTGGCAGAATCATGCTTTTCTTCGGGCTTGGACTCTATCTGGTTCTCTCTATTTTCTATCATCcggattcttctttgttggaGCCATTCAAGATCAGTGACCTTTTCGTCTTTTgcaatttcatcttcttcatttgGAATCATCTCTTTTTCTGGTAACTCTTTGTTAAAAGTGTTCAAAGGCATCATTACctcgtcgtcttcatctACCTCAGTTCCCTTAGGTGCAAAGTCATCATATTCAGCATCACTTTCGTTTTCCTTGACCTTGGTATCACTCATAGTCTCAAAAGAAGGGACTTCACGGTCATTTTGGTCTTGTTTGGCCAATGCCTCCTCCAAAGCTTTCACCGATGGACCTCCAGAACCATCAGCCAAATCGTCATTTGCCCACGATTTGGTTTGGCTCGAAGGTTTCATAGCCTGCACaaactccttcaactggGGGTTCTTCTCGATCTGGTCGTCGACCTTTGATCTGATTAttctttgtttcttgaGCTTTCTCTCTTCCTCTTGCTGTAAtaatctttcttctctgACCATTAATCTTTCATATTGCTGTTTTCTCTGGTCTTTCATCGACATAGGCACTGTGGGATCAGCAAATGATTTGGCTACCTCCACACTGATCCTGGCGGTGTCTATGAAAGAATTATTGAAATAGGTTACTGCTGATTCGGCATCGCTAGGAGACTTGTATCCAATGAATGCAAATCTCCGGGATTCCCCgtttctcttcttcatcaacttgatgtccGACACATCTCCGTGCTTGTCGAAATGCAGCTTCAACTTATCCTCAGTCAAATATTGTGGCAATCCTTTCACTATCAAACGAGACATGGTTGTATAAAAAATTAATTTGAGATGAGCATCTCCAAAAGTTCTAATCGCGGATTTTgagagtttgtggattttgcagtcaaatGATGGAACTTCTTAAACACTTGGGTCTTATCCCTGAGAAAGACCCGACCGTCACGTCTACTATGAAAAAGCTTAGAGGATTATTTGTGTGGTATATTTTGTTGAATACTATTATATTATATCAGGTTATTTCTGTGGTGTGTTCGATATTATGTTACTCATTTCCTGATGCTTCTATCAATTTTAGGCGAAAAGCTTGCACCATGTTTTGGGATGTGGGAATCTACTTCACAATTTTGAACGGGGTCAACTACATCGTCACGGGAGACTTAATTACCAGCGAATCTGCTGTCTTTATTTCAAACCATAGTTCTTTAGTGGATCACTTTGCCATCAACTATTTGTCCAGACACTCGTTTCTGAAAAATAAGGAGTTAGAGGTCCCGGTAgtcaacttcttcactTGGTTCTTGTTGTGGAAAGTCCCCAATATCAATATCTTGCGTAATATGGCCAAATGTGATGAGAACTGGGAGTTAGACCATTCCTTAAACGAAGTCTTTTTTCTGAAATTGTTTGCCAGTAAGAAAGTGGAATGGTTGGTCTTGTTTCCTGAAGTGAACATCTTCACAGCTGAGTCTTCAGCCCTTCAGAAAATTCAGTGTGAAAAGTTCTATTTGCCGTTgctcaagaacttgttgtaTCCACGGTTTTCCAGCCTTCATAATGTCGTCTCAACAGTCAAACAATACAATTACAAATTCAATCACTTGTATGACTTGACCATATACTATTACAagatcaacaatttcaatgaGAAGGTCTACTTTTCGCCTAGCTTG
Protein-coding regions in this window:
- the MRD1 gene encoding Multiple RNA-binding domain-containing protein 1 (MEROPS:MER0015472; COG:A; EggNog:ENOG503NU06), whose protein sequence is MSRLIVKGLPQYLTEDKLKSHFDKHGDVSDIKLMKKRNGESRRFAFIGYKSPSDAESAVTYFNNSFIDTARISVEVAKSFADPTVPMSMKDQRKQQYERLMVREERLLQQEEERKLKKQRIIRSKVDDQIEKNPQLKEFVQAMKPSSQTKSWANDDLADGSGGPSVKALEEALAKQDQNDREVPSFETMSDTKVKENESDAEYDDFAPKGTEVDEDDEVMMPLNTFNKELPEKEMIPNEEDEIAKDEKVTDLEWLQQRRIRMIENRENQIESKPEEKHDSAKAPSRTKPSVDPEVETHTNHVQKINETGRLFIRNISYTSTEEEFRELFASYGNLEEVHVAIDTRTGKSKGFVYIQFTNPEDAVKAYEVLDKEIFQGRLLHILPAEKKKDHRMDEFDLQNLPLKKQRELKKKAQAAKTQFSWNALYMNQDAILESVAAKMGVAKSQLINAQSSDSAVKQALAEAHVIGDVRKYFESKGVDLMSFNKKERDDKVILVKNFSFGTTLQELGEMFSQYGEVKRMLMPPAGTIAIVEFRDAPSARSAFTKLAYKRSGKSILYLEKGPKDLFTREATEQEAVEVKEESTAVEAKVSAKDILMEETKPQDDEEVVAETDGPTVSVFVKNLNFSTTTEQLAKIFKSLPGFAVALVKTKPDAKNPNSTLSMGFGFVEFRTKEDANKAISLMDGHVLDGHKLQLKLSNRTGATSGKKTKGGKKSTKIIIKNLPFEATRKDIIELFGAFGQIKSARVPKKFDRSARGFAFVEFSLLKEAENAMNQLEGVHLLGRRLVMDYAEKAAEDADAEIERMTSKVKQQYATQQLAAQRLAGQGKKLDLDEDEASEGVQGAKYHRDSDNFWANKDFKGYGEFWFNRDMNKYHNYRGYKNPSDGDGKRHWGVHESDESAGSGNHWRTRENYPYSFRGYGYENHWAERGGGFVWGTKGGFGRHWGQGTHKFGNHCDFWNRWLFRAQNRAYRHSAHRGNSLHGSKMMRLFGRFSPSRGLRLLKFKHQRRQQRRDSSTWSRYNKHYGNSNWDRLKGPALFTLAFCVGTTLGVPLLMKFTPLGILTRNPSWLIYSIIAANGLVFLMWKNPNFITFMSRYGLLVKDKMYSNWSLLGSAFSHQSFMHIFVNMFVLQSFGTSLCAMLGATNFLVMYLNSAVIASFVSILVPTLMRTSLAVGSLGASGAVFSVVGAFSYLIPKAPIALFFIPVPGGAWFAFLGAIAYNAAGLFFRWGAYDYAAHLGGSMAGVAYGWYYTKKMREQRARARTIRPRGF
- a CDS encoding putative acyltransferase (COG:I; EggNog:ENOG503NY5C), giving the protein MFWDVGIYFTILNGVNYIVTGDLITSESAVFISNHSSLVDHFAINYLSRHSFSKNKELEVPVVNFFTWFLLWKVPNINILRNMAKCDENWELDHSLNEVFFSKLFASKKVEWLVLFPEVNIFTAESSALQKIQCEKFYLPLLKNLLYPRFSSLHNVVSTRQVGEMVGKESD